The genomic window GATGGAGATTCAGTTTGTTTCAAGATTCCGGATAGATGTTTAAGTACCAATGGAAACTGTTATCGATTCTGTGGACTATGTGACGGTAATCTCCTAGATAATTGCATAGTTCTGACTATAACAGTCATTTATTTCAGGttgtgaaaatttaattaaagatgaGTTATGTAAGGAACTTCGATATTTGTGCCACGTGGAAaacgtaaaatatttttgtgctgGAACCTGCAATAAGTGTAAATGTAAGAATTTCCCTTCATGAATACTTCATTaccattttaacttttattgtaCTTTTCAGATGAATGTAGAAATAAAGTGGCTTATACTGCTGTTTGCAATAACTTTAAGGCAAAAGGCTATTGCAAAATGGATAATAGACATAGTTACATTATTAGAAAGATTTGTGCCAAGGCTTGTGAGTCAGAATATTGTGGAGGTTTTTACGATCAGTGTTGAAACTTTTCacttatgtaatataaaataaaggcaCAATAATATTTGGTTTGTTCATTTATTGAAGTTGATTCTAACTGGGGGTGGTTATATGCAAGGGCAAGATAGGAAAACGTCCACTCAAATAATTAGTCTTCtcttcatataaaaatcaaaaaatctatttaaaaaaaaaaaaaacatacttacaCTAAATTAATGTGTTTAAAGTTTTGTTGATTTTGATTTCTTGTccatttgtaagaaaaaaattttatttagtttttttaactgGTAAAATTGTAGTTATCGGGgttagaaattgattttttttttttacaaattcaaagaGTCTGactgatttttataaacatttttgataaataaataaagatattctcCATATGAcatttatgaaatttgatttgtaattcttcaaaaaattattgctcTTTTTCGTTGAGGCAATACGTTTGCAACGCtgaaagtttataaaaattagacttgcatttttattttgtttaatgattCATGGAGTCAATCAACGTATTTTTTCCCCACTTGAGtcatatattctttttcttaacGAGTAGTCCAtgaaaatttgaacactttgaattttaaactttaacaagatataatttattaaaaattaaaattgcattttacCCACGATattcaatatcaaataaataataaatatatatatatatatttctcagaACTATTTGTTCGAAgatcaatcattattattttaacaaaataaatactctgTATCCTcatttttatgcaatatttgaaatagaCTCACTCCATATCTAATTAGTACagcaatgaaatatttaatacatatcttGTCTTTACATTCATCGATATGGGattaaaaaccatttattaacaaaacaaggttgtgtgataaatatataataaatgtttcgtgaatatttaattaatcaaataatctgataattattttattaatttcatcaaaacaaacacgaaatgattaaattttcataatatattaccAAATGATAAGTTATTCtaaccatattttattagaggtacttaccaaaaaacaaaacaaaacaaaaaatatctatatactatagatataatttattttcctaatatcCATTTATTATAACCAAACCTCTCACGTACACATATTTCGTGaacatacattatatacatatttaagtatatttggTTTTCCTTGGACACACAACCATTTGCTTTTTGATATACCAATTCAACCATTTGATAACTACTTCAGCAGAGCCGCCTGTCCGTGCGCACTGACAAAAGGGAAGAAATATACCAATGGAGTGCTCATTACTAATAGGATAGCAGAACCTGTAAAGAACTTATATAAAACCATTCCCgcctttttatttatagagaGAAGGCAGACGGCTTCTTACTAGAggacttttcttcttcttttctcttttgtaCCATCGGGAAGTGTAATTATTTGTGTTCTttgttatgaatataaaatggatttttggGAATTGAATCCATCCTTAAAGTGACGTCTATTACAGTTTATTTGATAGGGGGTCTTAGGAGctaatccataaaatatttttactatgagttattttatattgtatacatttacatattttctaaaaggATCCCTCCCGTGACGATTGTTCATATGCATCGAAagagttatttatttactgtaTCAAATCATGCAGAAGTTTTACAAGTAAAAAAGGGCAGCAGGTCTCTACAAATCCTCCTATTTTACGGCTTTTACAGCAttgtctgtctgtctgtttgTACTGGCTGTAGAACCCGgtaaaagaatacattttgacAGGAATGCATAACAAGAAAAGATGTGAAGTTTTATATGCatagtaaataaatgtattatcagCTGCTATTCAACAATGAAgttgtagtttaaaatattatttacattttatgacGCACAGTATGCATTTTGCAAATAGATTTCGAGTAtgaatcaaggttaatagaaatacattagTCTAGGTATAAGTGTTATATATTTGTCAACTCCAACACTTATTTTGAgtgttaaattaattagtaatcaGAAGGATTTGATTTAAtgaatgtaaattaatattcttgttgtataaaacttttttaaatagtttttacctTTATAAGCCCACTCATTCATTAGAAAATACTACAGGATAAGATCTCTGACCCTATTTGATATTATAGCAATTTGaatcctacaaaaatatttataaggaaaGGTTGCGTTCTTTGACTTAAAAGATCTTCCGTTTTTATTGTAGAAATGACctgttaattcaaaatttacaaaattgtatacatatactctaatcaaaagtgtttttgtgtatattattaaaagcttCAAATAATCAACTTACCATGAAAGGTTATATAAACAAGCTTAACCCTCTAAagagttatttgaaaaaatcgaATACTCTTACTTActtataacattatatataatttaattcatcttttttaattaattaatgacgttaattataaaacaaatcagTGATGATATAAGTATACTCAAGTACGCTGTATATTTAACCTTGTAAATGCACGTAATTTAGGTTCTCATTTAACGACAAATGTTTGCAACACAAGTTTTTGTTGGgcacaattgaaaaataaataagtatggtCTTTCAATGGTCTTCAAATGGTTGCCAAATAAAAGGCCTCTAAGATTTAGTTGtttaaagttttaaagaaaCGAGTTATTTTGGACCATTAAGTACAGtcacaaatttgatattatcGATCAAACGTaggttaaataattataaattataataagaaaattttgatgcccattttcttatcaaatttaaaaatgtcttatatGAGCTCAAAAAAAAGACCATCTCTCTgtttgattggtttaattaatcaaaatatttaaaaattaaaaatatcatcccAGTACAAAGTTATTGTAAGGTTAAGTATGACTTTAAAATGGAAATctgttttttcaaattgtataaaCAATGGTTTTGCTTTccaaagaaacatatttttgtaagagtaaGCTCTCAAATCAGAAATTTTTACGCTCAAAATCTTTCATTGGTTTATGGTGATCAACCCCATGATTTTATGTATTAAGGATAAAGAAATACagatatttaggtatatataaacTTATCTATATTGTTTAGGTACTTTAGGACTCTGTTCcagtatattttgaaattaaaatatcaagtaaTCTCTGTTTTGCTGATATATTAAGGCCCAgttgtttttaaagtaataaagacCTTGAGTAATTATTAGTATAGAATGGCTGTTTCTTGGAAAAGTTCAATCCTTGGTACTCTCGTAGGTCCTGATGAACCACACAACTTTAACCAGCGCCCTAGAACTGTCGATTAGTGCTATTAAGAACATACCCTAACATCAACAGGCGAGCTGAAAAGATTCACAGGAAATATTGCCGATTTGATTCTTCATGTAGGGGTCACTTCCTAGACTCGTGCTGCTAATTTCCTACAACAAGGCCTGCAAATCACCTTCTTTATAGGAATTGGTTTAgtgggaaggaaaaaaaaagtcaacaccAAGTTTGTTAGTGGTAAAGTACTGAAAGAACCttaatatggaagaaaaaacaatcaatcaaAGGATAATACACTAAAACATCTTTACTACATGGTCACAGATGTGGTCTAGGTACAGATTTGAGACATGCCTTCCTGAATGAGAAATTTCCAGACTTTTGAGACCTCAACATGTGGGTGCCCTCCTCTTCAGACGCAAATCCCTTGGACTTCTCTATCTAAGCGCGTCTGTCAGAAAAAATGTGTGCTACACCTCATAGGAGTCTGCTTTCATCAAGGAATTGACTAAGCTCGAGTCCGACTACATAGTGAAGGTCTACATGGGATTTAGGTTTTgcattgaggcaattattaaagttatgggttcacatattgaataaaagttatgccaagcacttttttgattgattttgtaaatatatatatttaatagttaacaTTGGCgcgctcaggatttcttgatCGGGCTAATGCTTTGAACATCAATGATAGATCATCATCATTGTTTCATATGTTTCTTCAAAAGCCGAACATGGTGTACTTGCAGTGCTTTGTGTAATCTATAGGCTGTGTCTTGTACCATAAAAATCTTAGTGGTCGACtccacaaataaattaatacttttatcaCAGCTAAAGAAGATCCAGTCACATTCCCTCAATTCCAGACTATTTAGACAGCTTGGCATTGATAATTATGAAGAGTTCGAACGTTTATTGATACACACAGAAGTTACATGACTATCCAGGGGAactttatgaaactttttattctttgttcaaCTCTAAACGAActttaattcaaaacatatgtaagagttattttaaaattgaatcttatatcaaaatgaacaattcctgtgaatattattatttctaaattcatctttatttagaaacaaaaaggaCTTCAGATCCTATCAACACTCCAACCCATTTACAAATCTACAATTTAACGTAAAAGTCCATGATAGTGACTTTTAATCTCATAGATTATCGACTTAAGAATGTATTCGCCGCTCCAGATCTTATATGGAATCGTAGTATACTCCTATGGGAACTGAGGAGTGATGAATTTTGATATAGATCAAGAATAATCAAGTAAAAACCCAGCGATAAATAGAGGGAGTTCTCCTTATCCGGCTACTTCATTGGAAGTCATCTATACTTCGCATTCTACcctaagaatattttttttgatcgatttgaGTCCTTCATataccaaaacaaaacaaataaaaaacaaaagcaaactaATCATCTGGAACACATTAATAAGtgatatcaattccatttataaggttGAATTTGTCTATTCAGTTCTTATGGACAATTACAAA from Lepeophtheirus salmonis chromosome 1, UVic_Lsal_1.4, whole genome shotgun sequence includes these protein-coding regions:
- the LOC121129302 gene encoding uncharacterized protein isoform X2: MVFSRRIMDCIFPGLDYCRDEVHNCEADATSCIKPAYYFKCRRTCGCKGNCQDGDSVCFKIPDRCLSTNGNCYRFCGLCDGCENLIKDELCKELRYLCHVENVKYFCAGTCNKCKYECRNKVAYTAVCNNFKAKGYCKMDNRHSYIIRKICAKACESEYCGGFYDQC
- the LOC121129302 gene encoding uncharacterized protein isoform X3 codes for the protein MDCIFPGLDYCRDEVHNCEADATSCIKPAYYFKCRRTCGCKGNCQDGDSVCFKIPDRCLSTNGNCYRFCGLCDGCENLIKDELCKELRYLCHVENVKYFCAGTCNKCKYECRNKVAYTAVCNNFKAKGYCKMDNRHSYIIRKICAKACESEYCGGFYDQC
- the LOC121129302 gene encoding uncharacterized protein isoform X1, which produces MLLKMLLLLFLLVIGVEIEGLNYCRDEVHNCEADATSCIKPAYYFKCRRTCGCKGNCQDGDSVCFKIPDRCLSTNGNCYRFCGLCDGCENLIKDELCKELRYLCHVENVKYFCAGTCNKCKYECRNKVAYTAVCNNFKAKGYCKMDNRHSYIIRKICAKACESEYCGGFYDQC